The genomic interval GATCTGTGCCTGGGAACAACACACTACCTCGGACCATTTCTGCCATGATGCAGCCAATAGACCAGACATCAACTGAAAAATGAAATGACAATAAAATTAGCATGCAGAACTCAaagcaataaaataaatgaaaaataaacaaaacaaggaacGAATAACGATGCAGACAAGGTGACGTGTGTGAATGCAAACAAAGAAAATGAGCGCATGCAAACTCTCACGTCAAACCGCTGTCAGTGTCCGACTAAGCAGTGCATCATGAAACGGCGTGGGTTTTCTGGTTCACTCTCTGGCATATTATTAACCAAAGTGGAAGAGGGCCAGAGAACTGCCTACATGCCACCCTCAAGACTCTCAGTGGGGTAAATGAATACCATCAATTTAATAGACAAAAGCCAATTTTAGATAATTGATAAAAGCACTACCAGTCCACCATACACAGCACATAAGATATTCTGTGTTAGGACAGTGTCCATTTCATATTTTCGGCCCAAACGGCTGTTTATCTTTGAAGAAGAACGTCAAACAATAATATGAGATAAGAGGGTATCTTTTGCAATTGCATTTCTTGGTACAAATTAAAAGAGCAAACCATTCTATTTCAGGTGCTTGATGTGTGAGTCAGAGGTGCTTCAAGCTACAGTGATGGATGCTCGGGGGGGATAGAGTGAAGGTGTGGGGGGTAGAAGTGGGTGAGGAGGTGTCAGGTATATCAGAAGAGAGGTGAATTTCGACAGTTGCTCTTTGACATGATCTCTGCGATCCATTGTAATGAGCAAGGCTTCAAAAAGAAACTCggcaacgttttttttttttttttcaaatgctGAACTGAACTACTGCAAGCAGCACAAGGATACAATCCCTTCCTGGAAAAAGGATTTTGTGGCGAACCATTTCTGCCATAATGCATCCCACAGCCCATATATCCACTAGATATGTGTAGCATAGAAAGAAGGAGAAGAAAATAAGCAAAGCAACAAGTCAGCAGGAAAGTTTGGGACATTTTTGGTCAAGAGTACAGGGATGCCCATATTTCCAAGCAGTTGAAGTTGAAGTTAAATAAACTTTTCCCCCGTATTTGAGCACTGAATTTCATCGCACAACAAACCCAGTCCAATGATTCGGAGATATCAAGCCCCATCACATCTGCACATAAGACATTCTTGCAGAAAATGTTCATTGTTAAAGGCATGCGCACTAAAGTGAACGAGTGGATCCACACGTGACTGGATTCCCACTGACATCTAGTCCGGCTGCACCGTCTCTGGGCGGCCTCTTAGAAAACACAAGCGCTACATCCGCTGTGTACAGGCTCTCTACACAGGAGGAAAGGAACCCACAATGCATAGCCAGGCATGCCACCGTCACCTCCGACTGTGACACTGACACGGGAGGGTGGTGTGGCTgtgagggtgggtgggtgttaGGACATTGTGGGCGGAGCATGCGACAGGCAGCGTTCCGCAGCACGCGCAGCTCTGATGATCGGTCACTCACTCACCGTTGGCCTGGTAACCCATGCCCAAGATGACTTCAGGGGCGCGGTAGTAGCGGGTCACCACATACGGGGTCATCAGGAGGCCTGTGGCCGCTGTCCTGGCCAATCCGAAGTCCAGGATCTTCAGTGTGCAGTCCGACTTTACCACAATGTTGCTGGGTTTCAGATCCTGAGGGTGGGGTCAGGAGAGGACATGGTTTAGAGATATGGGATGGGTGGATAACTCTCTAGAAATGTCAGGCTAGGCAAGGCGTGCGTGTTTGTGCGTCTACCCTGTGTATGATGCCCGCGGCGTGAAGGTGCTTGATGCCACACAGCATCTGGTAGAGCAGATAGGACAGCCGCTCGTGATCCAGCTCCATCTGGATCACCTGGCACAGGTTGGCATCCATCAGCTCCATCACAATATAACTGGGGATGGatacagaggagagggaaggaagggtggGTGAGATGACACGTACACACTCACAAACAAAtgcatacacagacaaacacacgctGATACACCCAAGCACATGCAAGAATGCACACCGAttatgtctcacacacacacacacacacacacacacacacacacacacacacacacacacacacacacacacacacacacacacacacacacacacacacaggctgcctCCTCCATCATAGCAAAACTGTCCGTATACCCTCAGGCTATGAtttgttcatttttatttttagcTCCAATCAGGCAGACAGAGATTCTCACAGTTCCACCCTCCGCTCGGAGAATGAAATCACATTTCGTCCCATGCACCGCAACATACTAACCAATCCGTTATCCCACAATGGACCCCGACCCCAACTACCATACACCGCACAAAACAATTGTTGTATATACTTCCTGCCACTTCAGCActacagcctaccagggaacactGAGCATATATTATATAAAACCAAGGGCAACGGCGACGTTACTTACACATCTTGGAACTCCTCCAGTGTCTTCTGTGGCGTGAATACATTTAACAAGCCAATAATCTGTGGGGTTACAAAACGCATCAGTGCATCATGGGTCTATGAGCAGCGTATGGAAGGACACCGCATTCGGTGGTGACAACACACTGCATAAGGGTGCACTAAAACAGCAGGATAAAACGGATAACGCTACAGAAAATAGGCAATTGaacatttgaaaaaaatgtgaACGCCAAGAGCTCGCGTAAAAGCTACAAGAGGATAGCAGCATTCTGGAATGATCGCTGTCGTGAAAACGAGAGACATTTTTACAACTCCCTTTCCCACTTGCACTCCCCCTTTTTGCTATCGCAGGTTCAGAGAGAGGGAAAATAGCTTACGTTCTTATGGTTGACACATTTCATGAGCACCAGTTCTCTGTAAGCTCTTTTGGCATGGGTCTGGTTCTGGAAAGGTCGGCTGAGTTTTTTAATTGCAACATTGCGTTCAAGGTTGTGGTCATATGCTGAGCTGGGAAACACAAAATATAACAGGTTTGTCCATACGGCATGATGCAATTTGAAGAAGGCAAGCATGGCCAAACATCAATGTCTTTAATCCTTTTttaataaaatatgtttttttttttaaactaggaGGCATGTGAGTTGTTCACACTTTCCCATATCCTAGGTCAATATCAATAACAGGGTTCAAGTGATTGAAGTCTAATACTGGACCAATGGCATACAAACAACCTGCAACAGCTAATAACATATCATATTGACTTCCAatgccattttttttaaaaagcTATCAAATGGTTATGTTAGATAATGTTATTTTCCAACGTAACACACGCAGTTCTAACATAGCCACTTGATAATGAGTACTGGGCTACAGCGCATCTCTTTTCCTGTCTAATTCACAGGTCCGTCTACTCACCAGACAATCCCCTGTGCTCCGGAGCCTATGGGTCTTAAATTCTGGTAGCGCTTCAAAACCGTAAAAGTGGAATCACCGACATCTAAACTGTAAAACTCCTTTTCACGCTTATTCCGATTCATGATGAAATCTGGACAAAGTGTGTATTTTGGGCATCCAAGTGGAACTTCTGTCTCAAGACCTAAGAAAGAGGGAGAAGACAGCaggaagattttttttaaagtactaGCATTTCATCAGCTTATTACCTGGACATTCCAAGCCATAGTTTTTTTTTGATTGATTGACATAGGCAGCATTGAGAATTTGATTGACATAGGCTGCAATGAGTGTAAAAAGCAATGACATTTGGATaatttacagtgcattctgaaagtatttagaccttgcccctttttccacattttgttatgttacatccttattctaaaatgaattttgaaaaaatgtaaAACTCAATCACAgcgacgctcaaggtcctaaacaatatcagaTCAgctatcgataaaagacaatactgtgcagccgtcttcatcgacctggttaaggctttcgactctgtcaatcacctcaTTCttcttggcttctcaaatgactgtctcgcctggttcaccaactacttctcagatagagttcagcgtgtcaaatcggagagcctgttgtccggacctctggcagtctctgggggtgccacagggttcaattctcgggccgactcttttctctgtatatatcaatgatgtcgctcttgctgctggtaattctctgatccacctctatgcagacgataccattttgtatacatctggcccttctttagacactgtgctaacaaacctccaaacgagcttcaacgccatacaagaatccttccgtggcctccaactgctttgaaatgctagtaaaactaagtgcatgctcttcaaccgattgctgcccgcaccctcccacctgactagcatcactactctggacgcttctgacctagaatatgtggataactacaaatacctaggtgtctggttagactgtaaactctccttccagactcacattaagcatctccaatccaaaatgtaatctagaatcggcttcctatttcgcaacaaagcctccttcactcgtggcgccaaacataccctcgtaaaactgactatcctaccgatccttgacttcggcgatgtcatttacaaaatagcccccaacactctactcagcaaactggatgtagtctatcacagtgccatccgttttatcaccaaagccccatatactacccaccactgtgacctgtatgctctcgttggctggccctcactacatatccgtcgccaaacccactggctccaggtcatctataagtctttgctaggtaaagccccgccttatctcagctcactggtcaccgtagcagcacccacccgtagcacgcgctccagcaggtatatttcactggtcatccccaaagccaactcctcctttggccgcctttccttccagttctctgctgccaattatATCTCCCtatctaactttaagcatcagctgtctgagcagcttaccgatcactgtacctgtacacagccacacctcatcctcatattattacttaccctcttgcaccccagtatctctacttgcacatctatcactccagtactaatgctaaattgtaattattttcacctctagggcctatttattgcctacctccctactcctcAACATTTGCACCCACTGTAcaaagatttttctatttttcttttgtgctattgactgtacgtttctttatatgtaactctgtgttgttgtttttgtcgcgctgctttgctttatcttggccaggtcagagttgtaaatgagaacttgttctcaactggcctacctggttaaataaaggtgaaataaatacaaatctacacacaataccccataatgacaaagctaaaacaggtttttagaaatgtttgcaaatgtacaaaaaatacatttaaaaaaataccttatttacataattattcagaccctttgctatgagactcaaaattgagctcaggtgcaacccgtttccattgatcatccttgagatgtttctacaacttgattggagtccacctatggtaaattcaattgattggacatgatttggaaaggcacacacctgactatataaatgtcccacagttgacagtgcatgtcagagcaaaaactaagccatgaggtcgaaggaattgtccgtagagctcccagACAGGATTAtgacgaggcacagatctgggaaagggtaccaaaacatttttgcagcaatgaaggtccccaagaacacaatggcctccatcaatcttaaattgaagaagtttggaaccaccaagactcttcctagagctggccgcctggccaaactgagcaatcgggggagaagggccttggtcagggaggtgaccaagaaccagacggtcactctgacagagctccagagttcctctgtgaagatgggagaaccttacagaaggacaaccatctctgcagcaatccaccaatcaggcttttatggtagagtggccagacggaagccactcctcagtaaaagacacatgacagcccgtttggagtttgccaaaaggcacctaaagactctcagaccatgagaatcaatattctctggtctgatttaaaccaagattgaagtctttggcctgaataccaagcgtcacgtctggaggaaacctagcaccatccctatggtgaagattggtggtggcagcatcatcctgggggatgtttttcagcggcagggactgggagactagtcagggtcgaggcaaagatgaacggagcaaagtacatgaTGAAAACCtacctccagagcgctcaggtactcagactggggtgaaggttcaccatccATCAGGAtaatgacactaagcacacagccaagacaacgctggagtgactttgggaaaagtctctgaatgtccttgagtccttgagtgtcccagccagagcggacttgaacccgattgaacatctctggagagacctgaaaatagctgtgcaacaacgctccccatccaacctgacagagcttgagaggatctgtagagtagaatgggagaaactccccaaatacaggtgtgccaagcttgtagtgtcattcccaagaagaatcaattctgtaatcgctgctaaaggtgcttcaacaaagtactgagtaaagggtctgaatacttatttaaatgtaatattacttttttttaatataaattagcaaaaaatatttttaaaaacagtttttgctttatcattatgggttaatgtgtgtaaattgatgagggaaaaaaacatttaatcaactttagaataaggctgtaacttaacaaaatttggaaaaagtcaaggggtctgaatactgttcgaaggcactgtacatcattTCTCTACAGCTTTAAAAAGGCCTTTCCTGAGGTTTGTGGAAGTTCTTTGCTAGCATTTATATATAGCAGCTTAAAAACAAACACTTCAGTTGCATGCTTGGCTGAGATATGGGGCAGCGCTAGGAGAGTTTCTCACAAGCCAATAGAGAAATCTGACAGCTATCACATCGAGAGTAACTAGCACCACTGTCTGATGCCCATTTGAGCCCGCAGAAAATGTTTATTTAAGACTCATTGCTCAGGCAAATAGAAGGAAtgagtgaggcagagagagagagagagagagagagagagagagagagagagaaaagagagggagggagtgctgGATTTGATATGGAGTTAGAAGACAAAATCATTACTCAAATTTCCACTGGCTGATGGCCGCACAGGCGACAGACCATGACTTGACCTCCATACGCCTACACAGccaccttccccctcctcttcacacGAAGGggcattcagtgtgtgtgtgtgtgtggggggggggatttcATCCCGGATGAAAGGCATGTCAACGGCCTGAAGCCATGCTATGAGATGGAGGGactaaaaaaaaaaggtttggaGGAGCTTGAACAAAATGCTTTACGGACACAAAAGGGAAGTGAAATCACTCCGTGCAATCGCGTCATGCAATTGTGCACTCTGGAGCAGAATGAATGGCGGTGCAAACAACTGAATGACCATGCCTATACAGAGGGGCTGAATTGAATGATATGCGTGTCATTGTATTAAAACAACATAAATGACACTATTTTTATTCATATTATCAATGGAAATGTGAGCATTTGCATCATAATTCGTTTGTGAAAAGCTAACAGACAGGATAAAAACActaacacatactgtatgcaACAAGGTTTAATTAAAAGCAGGGGCCATGGAGCAGTAGAAGGTGTAACAATGAAATTTGGTCTTTAGATGTGGCACTCGGATAGATGAGTGGTAATTCAAATCACAGAGACTCAAAGAGAAGCTGAGAGAATATGCGATAAGAGGGACGCTGAGAATTGTAGCCATGAAGCATGTCGTCGTCGCGGACAACATCGCCCACCCACATGTGAAGGCTACATCGTCTGTTGCTGTTTCAAGGTCTCGCTCTAAATCACAAGTTCGTGGTCTGGGGCATTTCAGTAAAACGGGGGCCATTTCATTCACAGCAATAACTGAAGTGCATAACAATCCATGTGTCTCGGTCATGCCATAATGCCCAGCTGGCGTCTACATCTAACCTAGATGAATATGACTTCTCACATTATCTGTGGTTTTCACCAGCCTACTCTTCCAGCTAATGAAGACACTGAAGCCCATCACCACTGACTGCAAGAACGAGCAACATCAGAATTAGAAGCAATTTGTCAAATAACCCCTGGCTGCATGTGTTATGGAGGTCATTCTTCTATGACACACCTTAGGCTGGAATGGCCAACGAAGGTGTCCAACATCTTTCAAATCAAAATGCGACAGTAAATCTTTACCCAAGTGTTGTTAATCGAATGGATAGACAGTCAAAAGGAAGATGTGATATAACCATATTTACCATCATTATAATTATATTATTAATAGCGTTCTTATTATCGATAGACGGGTATGTCGATGTGACAGCTGCCTGAACATAACACCGTCGATGAATTATTCGGCAATGTTTTAGGTATAGTGGATGAAATGTATTCGATCCAGATATGCTGACGACACCATCCATCAAAAGTGTTACATTTTAACACAAGCTGCTGCTATACCTCTCACTTGTTAAATAGACATCGACTTGACGCACTAGCAGAATAGGTAAGCCTGCGAACACAAGTTTATGCTACTCAATTGGTGGTAGGCAAATTGTCAATTGCCCATTTCTTTGCCGAATGGTGGGCATGTGTTTCATATTTGAGAAATGTAGCATGTCAAACGTGACCAAGTCATTTATGTTGTCAGTATCTGCCGCGAGGATAGGTAGTTGTTACAATGTAACACAgcaggtagttacagtcttgttacAATGTAGCGTATTTTATAGCGTCTCGTGTGCATTTCAATTCATCGCGCATTGAGAAGTATCCAATAGCCAGATTTTTTAAGGCGGTGCAAGTCTTTAAAATTGCAATAGGCCTATAGGCCGAAACTCGACAATATGTTCCAGCAAGCTGGTCGCAGCTATTTATTGTAATTTCTGTGTTCCTTGCGACCCATCAGTGACAATACCCTCCCCCACTGCTAACAATAACATATCTTATAAAGGTTTCATATGGAACTCACCTCACTCCAAAAGAACGCGTTAGTAATTCCAAAACGGTCTTCCGTTTTTTTCTGGTCTTCCGTTTAAATATGCAGCAGAATGTTTGAATATCTTATAACGTTTTCTCGTTAGTAAGACAACCTCTGAGTCCACTGCGTTTCCTTCCACTGGCAGGCCTGGATCTGCAAAATACATGTGTACTACGTAACCTAATCTTTGCGCTTCCGTGACACAAACAGTTTCTGCTATTTCATACCGATGTCGTCGAAACCTTGCGATGTTTTCCGGTTGCGGATGAGAACTGGGTGACATTCAAGAGCGCAACGCCCTGCAGTGTTGTATAGCCTACCTCCCGCGGGTATTATCTGACTGTAGTGCATGCAACATTATGCATGACAAATTAGAGGCATTTAGGCATTCTACTCCTCATCTCGCCATAATAATCACACgcactgagagggagagagagagagagagagagagagagagagagagagagagagagagagagagagagagagtgagagagtgagagatagagattgAGGGATGTTTCCCAagtcaataaagcccttgaattgagagagtgagagaggggagagagagagagacagagtgtgtgtgtgagagagatagagatagggagagagatatgtttcccatgccaataaagcccttgaattgagggagaaaccttccataacaaagccatcacctacagagtaTTAACCTGGAGAAGCAAGCTGCTCCTGGggttctgttcacaaacacaaacagaccccacagagccccaggacagcaacacaataagaccaaaccaaatcatgagatAACAAAAAGATAATTGCTTGATATATttgaaagaatttacaaaaaaactgtgcaaactagaatgctatttggccataaacagagagtacacagtggcagaatacctgacgaCCGTGACTGACAAAATTAAGGAcatttttgtctatgtacagactcagtgagcatagccttgctattgagaaaggccgccgaaggcagacctggctctcaagagaagacaggctatgtgcacactgcccacaaaatgaggtggaaaattagctgcacttcctaacatcctgccaaatgtatgaccatataatagacacatatttccctcagattacacagatccacaaagaattcgagaACAAATCCAATGTTGATAaagtcccatatctattgggtgaaatacaacagtgtgcaatcacagcagcaatatttgtgacctgttgccacaagaaaagggcaaccagtgaagaacaaacaccattgtaaatacaacctatatttatgtttatttattttaactatttgcacatcatatagacataatatgacatttgaaatgtctattattttggaacttttgtaagtgtaatgtttactgtaaatgttgtattgtttatttcacttttgtttattatctattttacttgctttggcaatgtcaaCATATGTTTCTCATATGTTTCTCGAGTTGGTGTCTTTAGCCAAACAACAATCACGCGTGATTTTTGAAgttctcatttaaaaaaaaagaaataggcCTATTTTGAACATACTttgggttagtagaactgagctGAACATACTTGTCTCACCTTTCACCTCACTGTTCAACTGACAGATTGGGCGcgttcctctgcccaggcgttGCTGACTCCTGCCAGATTTTACAACGCCTATAAAGGTATTTATCAGGTAAGGTATCAGCTAACCACgtcatatgttatagcaatctgtcagtcgatTACACAGTTGATGACGTCGCACGccaccattggttgatgcatgcaaggTCTGGGCAAGGGAGCGCGACCATTAGCTACAGTTTACGCTGCTCAGAGTACTTGGCCACACCAATTGGTTGCGCACTGCCTCGCCACTTGTCACATTGCTCCTGCGTAATCCAATTGAGTTCTTATAGCTGGAGTCTAAAAATAGTCAAAATTAACAGAAACACAGTATGGACATGTAATTACGTGTGAGTACAGAACGTTATATGCGATGGAGAAATGTATTATTTCCGCGCTCTCGTGTGATGGAATTGTAGATGGATAGATGAAAAGTCGTTTGATAGGCTAGAAAAATTTGCCGATGGAGAGCACAGCCACAGGTGGAATGCCATGTGATGCTTGAGGGGATTACATTCGAGCTGCAGGTATTCTGAAGAAATTAAGAGGGACCTCAGATATCGAATGAATTAAGGTAAAGTTGTGGGTTTAATTGGTTATAATTCCGCAAAAATTTAGACCTACATCTATTCTAAACAAATGTGGTATTCTATGAATGCGTAAAAGTTGCGTACAACATCAATGAGTGAATGTCGATATGTCATTAGGATTTAATTGTGGGTTTAGCTTTCCGTTAGGTAGTTAACAGTTGAATTACAACAGTTTCTTGACAATAGCTTGGTAGGCATGATCTCAACCTAAAGATATGTGCTTCCCTAAAGATAACATATGTTACGGTGTCATTTTAGCCCATCAATTAAATTATTGGgcaatatatttttatattttgtgTTTTAAATGCAATGACAGCATAAATATAGCCAGTTGTCAtgcctttatgtccaaatagaaaaaaataattaattccagtttgtctacaaattaataatttatgttggattcacgtttcCACCTCAACCAAAATCTCAGTTATTAAATCAAATGAAAATTAAATTAAACTTAAGTTTGATTTAGGCctaatcctattctttaacttagatttttggttgggatggagatgtgaatccaacatatgacTGATTAATTTGAaaaattaaagccagactaaatcagtggcacagatggaactatccaagcggAAGATAAATCTCCTtctaatgttgatatttggttccATTGATCACCAAGCAGAATTCAATATCACGtttgaaatacaataaatagcctattaacttgtcgACCGGTTCGATTCGGGTCTTATATAGCAACAtttaaaattgtgtttttttacattggataaaagtagaggctcagagctaaaaattggtatatcatacactacagttgaggtaCAATGGGAAagcaattctgctttgaaagttgataaacttgtaacccacttttgagaaaatggcccttgaatgttttggtacacctactggagagctcttctttgtctacacccattcagcattgttcacaccctcttaagctttatccccacccagctctttattaaggATTCagatgtgaggccatgtactaaaaaaccaaagatttcaagactaaaggctggtttatactaagggtgtgttcgtaaattcaatctggactgccagagtgtgctcagagtgcgctcgtaaactcagagcgttgtcagattgtccgttcgcgcacactggacgctctggcggaggagtagggttgatccgagtgttctgatctaacaacagcagtcaagcacccaagctaggggaaaggaggatacctagtcagttgtccaactgaatgtattcaactgaaatgtatcttccgcatttaaccaaaCT from Salmo salar chromosome ssa28, Ssal_v3.1, whole genome shotgun sequence carries:
- the LOC106589346 gene encoding mitogen-activated protein kinase 8 isoform X1; translated protein: MNRNKREKEFYSLDVGDSTFTVLKRYQNLRPIGSGAQGIVCSAYDHNLERNVAIKKLSRPFQNQTHAKRAYRELVLMKCVNHKNIIGLLNVFTPQKTLEEFQDVYIVMELMDANLCQVIQMELDHERLSYLLYQMLCGIKHLHAAGIIHRDLKPSNIVVKSDCTLKILDFGLARTAATGLLMTPYVVTRYYRAPEVILGMGYQANVDVWSIGCIMAEMVRGSVLFPGTDHIDQWNKVIEQLGTPSQEFLMKLNQSVRTYVENRPRYAGFTFEKLFPDVLFPADSEHNKLKASQARDLLSKMLVIDASKRISVSEALQHPYINVWYDPTEVEAPPPLITDKQLDEREHTVEEWKDLIYMEVQDWEERTKNGVIRGQPASLGAAVSSSSQQYPSVSSTSVNDVSTNPTLASDTDSSLETASNTDPLGCCR
- the LOC106589346 gene encoding mitogen-activated protein kinase 8 isoform X2; this encodes MNRNKREKEFYSLDVGDSTFTVLKRYQNLRPIGSGAQGIVCSAYDHNLERNVAIKKLSRPFQNQTHAKRAYRELVLMKCVNHKNIIGLLNVFTPQKTLEEFQDVYIVMELMDANLCQVIQMELDHERLSYLLYQMLCGIKHLHAAGIIHRDLKPSNIVVKSDCTLKILDFGLARTAATGLLMTPYVVTRYYRAPEVILGMGYQANVDIWAVGCIMAEMVRHKILFPGRDYIDQWNKVIEQLGTPSQEFLMKLNQSVRTYVENRPRYAGFTFEKLFPDVLFPADSEHNKLKASQARDLLSKMLVIDASKRISVSEALQHPYINVWYDPTEVEAPPPLITDKQLDEREHTVEEWKDLIYMEVQDWEERTKNGVIRGQPASLGAAVSSSSQQYPSVSSTSVNDVSTNPTLASDTDSSLETASNTDPLGCCR
- the LOC106589346 gene encoding mitogen-activated protein kinase 8 isoform X3; this translates as MNRNKREKEFYSLDVGDSTFTVLKRYQNLRPIGSGAQGIVCSAYDHNLERNVAIKKLSRPFQNQTHAKRAYRELVLMKCVNHKNIIGLLNVFTPQKTLEEFQDVYIVMELMDANLCQVIQMELDHERLSYLLYQMLCGIKHLHAAGIIHRDLKPSNIVVKSDCTLKILDFGLARTAATGLLMTPYVVTRYYRAPEVILGMGYQANVDVWSIGCIMAEMVRGSVLFPGTDHIDQWNKVIEQLGTPSQEFLMKLNQSVRTYVENRPRYAGFTFEKLFPDVLFPADSEHNKLKASQARDLLSKMLVIDASKRISVSEALQHPYINVWYDPTEVEAPPPLITDKQLDEREHTVEEWKDLIYMEVQDWEERTKNGVIRGQPASLAQVQQ